The segment ATGCGCACCCGAATTCTCGTACTTGGAAAGCGCGTCGGCTGAAGCCGGGACCTGCATGTCCCCGCTCCACACCGCCGACGCGCTCCCCTCGCTTGCCACCTGGCACGAGGGGTTTTTTGTTGCACTGGCACACGCACCCGGACGAGAACCGGGGCACCCCCGCTCCTCGTAAAACCCTCAGCTTCGAGAAGAGAATGCCGATGACCGAGCAGGCCTCCGGGGCCCACCATCCGCAGCCGCGGCCCCGTACGGGTGGGCACCAGCCCACCGCAGTTGAGCACGTCACGGGCGCGCAGTCCCTCATCCGCTCTCTCGAAGAGGTGGGGTGCGACACCGTCTTCGGCATCCCGGGCGGCTGCATCCTCCCGGCCTACGACCCGATGATGGACAGCAAGAAGGTCCGTCACATCCTGGTCCGCCACGAGCAGGGGGCCGGCCACGCCGCCACCGGCTACGCGCAGGCCACCGGCAAGGTCGGCGTCTGCATGGCCACCTCCGGCCCGGGCGCCACCAACCTGGTCACTCCGATCGCGGACGCCCACATGGACTCCGTCCCGCTCGTCGCGATCACCGGCCAGGTCTCCTCCAAGGCGATCGGCACCGACGCCTTCCAGGAGGCGGACATCGTCGGCATCACGATGCCGATCACCAAGCACAACTTCCTGGTCACCAAGGCCGAGGACATCGCCAAGACCATCGCCGAGGCCTTCCACATCGCCTCCACCGGCCGCCCCGGCCCGGTCCTGGTCGACATCGCCAAGGACGCCCTCCAGGCCAAGACCACCTTCTCCTGGCCGCCGGCCCTGGACCTGCCCGGCTACCGGCCGGTCACCAAGCCGCACGCCAAGCAGATCCGTGAGGCCGCCAAGCTCATCGTCCAGGCCAAGCGCCCGGTCCTGTACGTCGGCGGCGGCGTCATGAAGTCCGGTGCCACGGCGGAGCTGAAGGTCCTCGCCGAGCTGACCGGCGTCCCGGTCTGCACCACCCTGATGGCCCTGGGCTCCTTCCCCGACAGCCACCCGCTGCACGTGGGCATGCCGGGCATGCACGGCTCCGTCACGGGCGTCACCGCGCTCCAGAAGTCGGACCTGCTGATCGCCCTCGGCACCCGCTTCGACGACCGCGTCACCGGCAAGCTGGACAGCTTCGCCCCCTTCGCCAAGGTCATCCACGCGGACATCGACCCGGCCGAGATCGGCAAGAACCGCGAGGTCGACGTCCCGATCGTGGGCGACGCCCGCGAGGTCATCGCCGACCTCATCCAGGCGGTCCAGGCCGAGCACAACGACGGCCACACCGGCGACTACACCGCCTGGTGGAAGGACCTCAACCGCTGGCGCGAGACCTACCCCCTGGGCTACGACCTGCCCGAGGACGGCTCGCTCTCCCCGCAGCAGGTCATCGAGCGCATCGGCGAGCTCGCCCCGCAGGGCACGATCTTCACGGCCGGCGTCGGCCAGCACCAGATGTGGGCCTCCCACTTCGTGAAGTACGAGGAGCCCCGCACCTGGCTGAACTCCGGCGGCGCCGGAACCATGGGCTACGCGGTCCCCGCCGCGATGGGCGCCAAGGTCGGCATGCCGGACCGCACGGTCTGGGCGATCGACGGCGACGGCTGCTTCCAGATGACCAATCAGGAACTGGCCACCTGCGCGCTGAACAACATCCCGATCAAGGTCGCCATCATCAACAACGGCGCCCTCGGCATGGTGCGCCAGTGGCAGACGCTCTTCTACAACCAGCGCTACTCCAACACCGTCCTGCACGGTGACGAGACCGGCCACGACACGGTGGGCTCCCAGCTCGGCGAGTCCGTCGCCCCCCGCCAGGGCACCCGCGTCCCGGACTTCGTCAAGCTGTCCGAAGCCATGGGCTGCGTCGCGCTGCGCTGCGAGGACCCGGCCGACCTGGACAAGGTCATCGCCGAGGCGAACGCGATCAACGACCGCACGGTCGTGGTCGACTTCATCGTCCACGAGGACGCCATGGTCTGGCCGATGGTCGCCGCCGGCACCTCCAACGACGAGGTCATGGCAGCCCGGGGCGTCCGCCCCGACTTCGGCGACAACGAAGACGACTGAGCCGAGAGAGCCTGAGAGAGAGAACGACTCACATGTCCAAGCACACGCTCTCGGTCCTGGTCGAGAACACCCCCGGCATCCTCGCCCGGATCGCCGCGCTGTTCTCCCGCCGCGGGTTCAACATCGACTCGCTCGCGGTCGGTGTCACCGAGCACCCCGACATCTCCCGCATCACCATCGTCGTGAACGTGGAGGACCTCCCGCTGGAGCAGGTGACCAAGCAGCTCAACAAGCTGGTCAACGTGCTCAAGATCGTCGAGCTGGAGCCGTCGAACGCCATCGAACGCGAACTCGTTCTGGTGAAGGTCCGCGCCGACAACGAGACGCGCTCGCAGATCGTCGAGATCGTCCAGCTGTTCCGCGCCAAGACCGTGGACGTCTCCCCGGAGGCCGTCACCATCGAGGCCACCGGCGGCAGCGACAAGCTCAGCGCCATGCTCAAGATGCTGGAGCCCTTCGGCATCAAGGAACTGGTGCAGTCCGGCACCATCGCCATAGGGCGCGGCGGCCGGTCCATCACGGACCGCAGCCTGCGCTCCCTCGAGCGCAGCGCCTGACGGGCGCGGCACGCGCCTGACGCCACGCCTGGACCGGGCGGGACACGCCCGGTTCGCATGGCGAGACCGACAAACTCTTATTCCGTTCCCCGCCGTACGGTGGGTGCAACATCAGCGCACCAAGGAGATATCCCAGTGGCCGAGCTGTTCTACGAGAACGACGCCGACCTGTCCATCATCCAGGGCCGCAAGGTCGCGGTCATCGGTTACGGCAGCCAGGGCCACGCCCACGCGCTGTCGCTCCGTGACTCCGGCGTCGACGTCGTCGTCGGCCTCAAGGAAGGCTCGAAGTCCAAGGCCAAGGCCGAGGAGCAGGGCCTGAAGGTCCTCCCCGTGGCCGAGGCCGCCGAGTGGGCGAACGTCATCATGATCCTGACCCCGGACCCGCTCCAGGCCGAGATCTACGAGGAGTCCATCAAGCAGCACCTGCAGGAGGGCGACGCGCTCTTCTTCGGTCACGGCTTCAACGTCCGCTACGGCTTCATCAAGCCCCCGGCCAACGTGGACGTCGCCCTGGTCGCCCCGAAGGGCCCGGGCCACCTGGTCCGCCGCCAGTACGAGGAGGGCCGCGGCGTTCCGTGCATCGCCGCCGTCGAGCAGGACTTCTCGGGCAACGCCTTCGCCCTGGCCCTGTCGTACGCGGCCGGCATCGGCGGCACCCGCGCCGGCGTCATCAAGACCACCTTCACCGAGGAGACCGAGACCGACCTGTTCGGTGAGCAGGCCGTCCTCTGCGGTGGCGCCTCCGCCCTGGTCAAGGCCGGTTTCGAGACCCTGACCGAGGCCGGTTACCAGCCGGAGATCGCGTACTTCGAGTGCCTGCACGAGCTGAAGCTCATCGTGGACCTCATGTACGAGGGCGGCCTGGAGAAGATGCGCTGGTCGGTCTCCGAGACCGCCGAGTGGGGCGACTACATCACCGGCCCCCGCGTCATCACCGAGGCCACCAAGGCCGAGATGAAGAAGGTCCTCGCCGAGATCCAGAGCGGCAAGTTCGCCGAGGAGTGGATGGCGGAGTACAAGGCCGGCCTGCCGAAGTACAACGAGTACAAGAAGGCGGACTCCGAGCACCTGCTCGAGACCACCGGCAAGAAGCTGCGCAAGCTGATGAGCTGGGTCGACAGCGACGAGAGCTGATCTCGCGCACGGCGGGGCCGGGACACTTCAGTCCCGGCCCCGCCGCGCTTCCGCCCCGGACGGCCCCTCCGTCGTGGCCCGGCCGGAAAAATCGACGGAATGGAGACCTCGGACCGTGCAGCTTGTCCACCTCGGCCAATCACGGACGGGTGATCCTTCCGTACAGGCGGAGTTCCGCGCCGGAACCGCCACTACACTGCTCAACACAACGCGTCAGGCCCACAGTGTCGTGCGTCTTCCACGCGGCTACCCCCTCCACCGCATGCGGCCGTCGGGACGGCCGTCCGCACTGGACTTGTGAGGACCCACGTGAGCTCGAAACCTGTCGTACTCATCGCCGAAGAGCTGTCGCCCGCCACGGTGGACGCGCTCGGTCCGGACTTCGAGATCCGGCACGTCAACGGCGCCGACCGCGCTGAGCTGCTGCCCGCGATCGTCGACGTCGACGCCATTCTGGTCCGCTCCGCCACCAAGGTGGACGCCGAGGCCATCGCCGCCGCCAAGAAGCTGAAGGTCGTCGCCCGCGCCGGTGTGGGCCTCGACAACGTGGACGTCTCCGCCGCCACCAAGGCCGGCGTGATGGTCGTGAACGCCCCAACCTCCAACATCGTCACCGCCGCCGAGCTCGCCTGCGGCCTGCTCGTCGCCACCGCCCGCAACATCGCGCAGGCCAACACCGCGCTGAAGAACGGCGAGTGGAAGCGCAACAAGTACACGGGCGTCGAGCTCAGCGAGAAGACCCTCGGCGTCGTCGGCCTCGGCCGCATCGGCGTCCTGGTGGCCCAGCGCATGTCGGCGTTCGGCATGAAGGTCGTCGCGTACGACCCCTACGTGCAGCCCGCCCGCGCCGCCCAGATGGGCGTCAAGATGCTGACGCTGGACGAGCTCCTCGAGGTCGCCGACTTCATCACCGTGCACCTGCCCAAGACCCCCGAGACCATCGGTCTCATCGGGGACGAGGCCCTGCACAAGGTCAAGCCGTCCGTCCGCATCGTCAACGCCGCCCGCGGCGGGATCGTGGACGAGGCCGCGCTGTACGCGGCCCTCAAGGAGGGCCGCGTCGCCGGCGCCGGCCTCGACGTGTACGCGAAGGAGCCCTGCACGGACTCCCCGCTCTTCGAGCTCGACCAGGTCGTCTGCACCCCGCACCTCGGCGCGTCCACGGACGAGGCCCAGGAGAAGGCCGGCATCTCGGTCGCCAAGTCGGTGCGCCTGGCCCTCGCCGGCGAGCTCGTACCGGACGCCGTCAACGTCCAGGGCGGTGTCATCGCCGAGGACGTGCGCCCCGGTCTGCCGCTCGCCGAGAAGCTCGGCCGCATCTTCACCGCCCTCGCGGGCGAGGTCGCGGTCCGCCTCGACGTCGAGGTCTGCGGCGAGATCACCCAGCACGACGTCAAGGTGCTCGAACTCTCCGCCCTCAAGGGTGTGTTCGAGGACGTGGTCGACGAGACGGTCTCCTACGTCAACGCCCCGCTGTTCGCGCAGGAGCGCGGTGTCGAGGTGCGCCTGACCACCAGCTCGGAGTCCCCGGACCACCGCAACGTGGTGACCGTCCGCGGCACGCTGGCGGACGGCCAGGAGGTGTCGGTCTCCGGCACGCTCGCGGGCCCGAAGCACCTCCAGAAGATCGTGGGCGTGGGCGAGTACGACGTGGACCTGGCCCTGGCCGACCACATGATCGTGCTCCGCTACACCGACCGCCCGGGCGTGGTCGGCAAGGTCGGCCTGCTGCTCGGCGAGGCCGGGCTGAACATCGCGGGCATGCAGGTGGCCCGTGCGGAGGAGGGCGGCGAGGCGCTGGTCGTCCTCACCGTCGACGCGGAGGTCCCGGTGGACGTCCTCGCGGCCATCTCCGCGGAGATCGGCGCCGCGTCGGCCCGTACGGTCAACCTCGGCTGACGGCCGGACGCTTGGTGCGGGAAGGGCCCGGAGTGCACACCCGGGCCCTTTTTCGCGCGCACTTTCTGTAGACGCTTGTATTAAACGGATGTCTTGATACCGTGACGGCATGGGACACCGTGAAGATCTGCTCGAGGGCGCCAAGAAGTGCCTCGCCGAGAAGGGGTTCGTGCGGACCACCGCGCGGGACATCGTCAGCGCCTCCGGGACCAACCTGGCGTCCATCGGCTACCACTACGGCTCCAAGGACGCCCTGCTCACCAAGGCGTTCATCGCCCTGATCGAAGAGTGGGGCGAGGGCCGGCAGGCCGGGCTCGAAGGGGCGGAGGGCTCCCTGGAGCGGCTGCGCGCCCTGTGGGACGGGGTCGTCGCCGAACACGGCGCGGCCGGGCCGGTCTGGGCGGCCAGCCTGGAGGTCGCGCTGAGCCGGGACCAGAAGCCCGAGCTCAAGTCCATGCTGGCCGCCTCGCAGCTGCAGGGGCGCCGGGGCCTGGTGTCGATGATGACCGGGATCCCCGAGGAGCGGCTCACCGATCGCGACGAGCGCACCCTCGGGGCGGTCTACCAGGCCCTGCTCAACGGCCTGATGATCCAGTGGCTGTTCGACCCGGCCAGCGCCCCGTCGGGCGAGGAGTTCACGGAGGGGCTGCGCAGGCTCGGCGAGGGGATCGCGGACGCGCAGCGGGCGGCGGGCTAGCCGTTCGCCCGCCCGCCCGGCCGCCCAGTGGCCCCTCTGTCCGTTCAGCCGTTCAGCCGTTCACCCGTTCAGCCGGGCGGTCTTGAGGGCCATGTGGAGCAGCAGCCGGTCCTCGCCGGCGTCCAGGTCGAGCCCGGTCAGCTGCTCCACCCGGCCCAGCCGGTAGTACAGGGTCTGGCGGTGGACGCCCAGCGCCGCCGCCGCCCGGCCGGCCTGTCCGGCGCAGTCGAGGAACACCTCGGCGGTGCGGGCCAGTTCCCGGTGGGCCGGGCTCAGCAGGGCCCGTGTCGCCGGGTCGTCCACGGGTCCGGCGGCCAGTGCGCCCAGCATCCGGTACGGCCCGATCCCCGCCCACTGGGCCACCGGCCCCAGCCGTGGCTCGGCGGCGGCCGCCCGTGCGGCGGCGACGGCCTGCCCCCAGGCCGCGGGCAGCTCCCCGAGCCCCTGCACGGGCTCGGACACCCCCGCGCTCACCCCGTCCACCCGCCCGGCCCCACCCGCCCCGGCGGGCTCCGCGGCCGCGGCCCTCGCGCCGGCCGCGGCGGTCCGTGCGGTCCCCGCCGCCCCGGCCTGCACCGCCGCCGCCCGCGGCAGGAGGCGGCCCAGGGCCGTCAGGGCCGGGCCCATGGCGTCCGGGGAGCGCAGCCGCAGGAGCACCGCCAGCCGGTCCCGGCCCGCCGGCCCGGCCGCCCCCGCCGCCTCGGCCGGTACGACGCACACCGCCGCCGCCCCCGGGACCGACGAGGGCGCCTCCCCGGACCACGGGGCCGCGCACACCGCCGCGTGCAGTCCCTCGGCCCCCGCACCCAGGGCCAGCCGCAGCGCGGCCACGGCCATGTCCTGCTGCCAGCCCCGCCCGGCGGTCAGCACCGCGAGGAACTCCCGGGAGAGGTCGGCGCCCGCCTTGGCCTCCTCGGCGAGCAGCACCCCGATCCGCTGGGCCACCTCCATGGCCGCCTCCAGGGCCTCCGGTGAGGGGCCCGGATCCCGGTCGAGCAGCCACACGTAGCCCTGGACGATGCCCCGGTACCGCACGGGCAGGCAGATCCGCCCCCGGAAGACCCCCGCGTCCGGCGCCGCCGGGATCCGGACGGGGCCGGTGGCGCGGGCGATGCCGAAGCCCTCGAACCAGGACCGCACCGCCGCCGTGGACTGCCGGGTCAGGATCGAACGGGTGCGCACGGGGTCCATCGCGAGGTCGTCCTCGCTGTCGTGGGCACCGAAGGCGATCAGACGGAAGTCCCGGTTCTCCAGCGTCGCCGGGGCGCCGAGCAGCGCCGAGATCTCGTCCACCAGGTCCTGGTAATCGCCCTTCACGGGCACATTCTCCCACCCCCGCGCCGCCCCTTCAGACAGATGTATGAGATCGGGGACACGGATGCGTGACAGCTGTCGATGGCCGAGGATCGGGGAGATCCATAAATTTCACGGTGGTTTTACTTGCGTATTCCCTACGGCCGCAGCACACCCCCGCGGCGCCCGTATGACCGCTTCTGCCACCCGTTGGAGGTGCCCCGTGCTGGGTCCCGCGATCCTCGCCGCTTCGCGCAGCGACAAGATGCGCCGAATCGTCTCTGCTGCCCCGGTGACCAAGCCGGTGGTCAACCGGTTCATCCCCGGTGAGACGGTCGACCAGGTCATCCCGATCGTCGAGGAGCTCACCCGCAAGGGCCTCGAGGTGACCCTCGACGTGGTCGGCGAGGACATCACCGCCGTGGAGCAGTCGTACGCCGCCCGGGACGCCTACCTGGAGCTCATCGAGCGCCTCAAGGAGCTGGGGCTGGGCGAGGCCGTCGAGATGTCGGTCAAGCTGTCGATGTTCGGCCAGGCGCTGGAGGGCGGCCACGAGCTCGCCCTGGCCAACGTCCGCCCGGTCGTCGAGGCCGCCGCCGCCATCGGCACCACCGTGACCCTGGACGCCGAGGACCACACCACCCTCGACTCGATGTTCGCCATCCACGAGGAGCTGCGCCGGGACTTCCCGCAGACCGGCTGCGTCATCCAGGCCTACCTCTTCCGCACCGAGGCCGACGCCCGCCGCCTGGCCGCCGCCGGCAGCCGCGTCCGCATCGTGAAGGGCGCGTACAAGGAGCCCGCCGAGGTCGCGTACCAGGACAAGGCCGAGATCGACAAGGCGTACGTCCGGATCATGCGGATCCTCATGGAGGGCGAGGGCTACCCCATGATCGGGTCCCACGACCCGCGCCTGATCTCCATAGCGCAGGAGCTCGCCCGGCAGGCAGGGCGCAAACTGGACGAATACGAGTTCCAGATGCTCTACGGCATCCGCAGCGAGGAGCACCTCCGGCTCGCCTCCGAGGGTCATCGAATGCGGGTCTACACGGCCTATGGCACGGACTGGTACGGCTACTTCATGCGCCGCCTCGCGGAGAAGCCGGCCAACCTGCTGTTCTTCCTCCGCTCGATGATCACCAAGAACTAGCCAAGAACCAGGTCAAGGAGTTATCGCCCCATGGATGCTGTGACCCAGGTCCCCGCGCCGGTCAACGAGCCGGTCCACTCGTACGCCCCGGGCAGCCCGGAGCGTGCGCGCCTCGAGATCCAGCTCAAGCAGCTGTCCGAGAACCCGATCGACCTTCCGATGACGATCAACGGCGTCAAGCGGATGGGTGGCGGCGAGCGCTTCGACGTCGTCCAGCCGCACGACCACAAGTCGGTCATCGGTACCTACGCCAACGCCACCGAGGCCGACGCCCAGGAGGCCGTCGACGCCGCCCTGGCCGCCGCCCCGGCCTGGCGCGCGATGTCCTTCGACGACCGCGCCGCGATCATCCTGCGCGCCGCCGAGCTGCTGGCCGGCCCCTGGCGCGAGAAGCTGGCCGCCTCCACCATGCTGGGCCAGTCGAAGACCGTGCAGCAGGCCGAGATCGACACCCCGTGCGAGCTCGTCGACTTCTGGCGCTTCAACGTCCACTTCGCCCGCCAGATCCTGGCCGAGCAGCCGACCGCGAACTCCGCCGGCGTGTGGAACCGCAGCGACCACCGTCCGCTCGAGGGCTTCGTCTACGCGATCACCCCGTTCAACTTCACGGCCATCGCAGGCAACCTGCCGACCGCCCCGGCCCTGATGGGCAACGTGGTCGTGTGGAAGCCGTCCCCCACGCAGACCCACTCCGCGGTCCTCCTCATGGAGCTCCTGGAGGCGGCCGGCCTGCCCAAGGGCGTCATCAACCTGGTGACCGGTGACGGCATCGCCGTCTCCGAGGTGGCCCTGAACCACCCCGAGCTGGCCGGCATCCACTTCACCGGCTCGACCAAGACCTTCCAGTACCTGTGGAAGACGGTCGGCAACAACATCGAGAAGTACCGCTCGTACCCGCGCCTGGTCGGCGAGACGGGCGGCAAGGACTTCGTCGTCGCGCACCCGTCCGCGGACCGCGCGATCCTGAAGACCGCCCTGACCCGCGGCTCCTTCGAGTTCCAGGGCCAGAAGTGCTCGGCCTCCTCGCGCGCCTACGTCCCGGCCTCGATCTGGAACGACGGCTTCAAGGAGCAGTTCGCGGCCGAGGTCGACGGCATCACCATGGGTGACGTCCGCGACCTGTCGAACTTCATCGGCGCGGTCATCGACGAGCGCTCCTTCGCCAAGAACAAGGCCGCGATCGACCGCGCGAAGGCCGACCCGACCTGCACGATCGTCGCGGGCGGCACGTACGACGACTCGGAGGGCTACTTCGTCCGCCCGACCGTCATCGAGTGCACCGACCCGGAGAACGAGGTCTTCACGACCGAGTACTTCGGCCCGATCCTCGCCGTGCACGTCTACGACGACGCCGACTACGACGCGATGCTGGCCCAGATGGAGAACGTCTCGGCGTACGCCCTGACCGGCTCCGTCATCGCCCAGGACCGCTACGCGGCGGCCGACACGATGGAGAAGCTCCGCTTCGCGGCGGGCAACTTCTACATCAACGACAAGTCGACCGGCGCCGTCGTCGGCCAGCAGCCCTTCGGCGGCGGCCGCGCCTCGGGTACCAACGACAAGGCGGGCGCGGCGTCCAACCTGCTCCGCTGGACCTCGACCCGCTCCATCAAGGAGACCCTGGTCCCGCCGACCGAGTACGGCTACCCCCACATGGGCTGACCCAGGCCCCCCGCTGAACCCCGCCCCCGCTCCGGTACCCCCAAGCCCGGAGCGGGGGCGGTCCCAGTTGCGGGGGCGCGGCATGGTGACGGCGGCGTGTGTGACTAGACCTCGAAGAGGACCTGGTCCAGGGACTTGCGGATCAGGTCCGGGACCTCGCAGTCGTCCGCGGGGTAGCCGACGGGGATCACCGCGAAGGCCTTCTCGTTCTCCGGGCGGCCCAGGACGTGGCTCAGGAAGCGCATCGGGCTCGGGGTGTGGATCAGGGCGGACAGGCCGGAGAGGTGGAGGGCCGTCAGGAGCATGCCGACCGCGATGCCGACCGACTCGTCCACGTAGTAGTGCTTGCGCTTGTCCCCGTCCGGGCCGAGCCAGTAGCGCTGCTGGAAGACCACGATCAGGGCCGGGGCGTCCGTCAGGTGGGTCTTCACGGCGTCGGTGCCGATGGGGCGCAGGGCCGCCAGCCATTCGTCGCCGAGGCGGCCGTCGTAGGAGATCTGCTCCTCCTGTTCGGCGGCGGCCCGGATCTGCCGGCGGATCGCGGGGTCCTTGACCAGGACGAAGGTCCACGGCTGCTGGTGGGCACCCGACGGGGCGGTGGCGGCGCAGGCGATGGCGTCGCGGACGGCCTGCTCGGGGACGGGGTCGGGGGAGAAGTGGCGCACGGTGCGCCGTTCGTCCATCCGGGCCCGCAGCTCCGCCGCGCGCGCCAGGGATTCCTGGCTCGGCATGCGCGCCGGACGGTAGGCGACGGGCCGGTAGGGCAGGCCATGGGTGGGGGTCCACTGGTGGGTCTCAGGCGACATGGGCAGATCTTCCAGCGGGGGCACTCCAGAGACCAGTGCGACGCCATGAGCCAACGCCCGTTGTGTGGCGACAGGGGGGTTATGAGTGTGGCGAACGTCGGTCGATTCATGTCCGGGAAGGCCGCTTCCACGGCCGAGCCCCGCACGGCCCGGGAGCGCTGAGGGCCGGGGGTGCCCGTCCGGGGGATCGGCTCGGCAGGCCCGCGGACGGCGGCTGGACCACCCGGCCGGCCCGGGGGTGTGGACCGCCGCCGACCTGGGCAGCGGTGTCCGGTCCGAGGTGGACCACGTACCGCGCCCGGCGGGCCCACGGCGCTGTGGGCGCCGGCCGAGGGCCTTGGGCACGGGGCTTCCGAGCCGGGTGGCGGGGTACCCCGCGCCGCGGCGCTCCCGCGTGTTTCCGGCCTTTCCCGGAGCGCTTGCCGACCCGGTGGCCGGGGCGGCCCGGTACGGACCGCCACGGCCGTGTGCGGGGCACACCGCGGGTCGGCCGGATGCGCCCGCCGGGCCGGCCCGCCTCCGGGCGGGGTCAGCTGCCCGTGATGCTCGCCGCGCCCGTCTCGATGTGGCCGGTGTAGC is part of the Streptomyces katrae genome and harbors:
- a CDS encoding acetolactate synthase large subunit; this translates as MPMTEQASGAHHPQPRPRTGGHQPTAVEHVTGAQSLIRSLEEVGCDTVFGIPGGCILPAYDPMMDSKKVRHILVRHEQGAGHAATGYAQATGKVGVCMATSGPGATNLVTPIADAHMDSVPLVAITGQVSSKAIGTDAFQEADIVGITMPITKHNFLVTKAEDIAKTIAEAFHIASTGRPGPVLVDIAKDALQAKTTFSWPPALDLPGYRPVTKPHAKQIREAAKLIVQAKRPVLYVGGGVMKSGATAELKVLAELTGVPVCTTLMALGSFPDSHPLHVGMPGMHGSVTGVTALQKSDLLIALGTRFDDRVTGKLDSFAPFAKVIHADIDPAEIGKNREVDVPIVGDAREVIADLIQAVQAEHNDGHTGDYTAWWKDLNRWRETYPLGYDLPEDGSLSPQQVIERIGELAPQGTIFTAGVGQHQMWASHFVKYEEPRTWLNSGGAGTMGYAVPAAMGAKVGMPDRTVWAIDGDGCFQMTNQELATCALNNIPIKVAIINNGALGMVRQWQTLFYNQRYSNTVLHGDETGHDTVGSQLGESVAPRQGTRVPDFVKLSEAMGCVALRCEDPADLDKVIAEANAINDRTVVVDFIVHEDAMVWPMVAAGTSNDEVMAARGVRPDFGDNEDD
- the ilvN gene encoding acetolactate synthase small subunit, which encodes MSKHTLSVLVENTPGILARIAALFSRRGFNIDSLAVGVTEHPDISRITIVVNVEDLPLEQVTKQLNKLVNVLKIVELEPSNAIERELVLVKVRADNETRSQIVEIVQLFRAKTVDVSPEAVTIEATGGSDKLSAMLKMLEPFGIKELVQSGTIAIGRGGRSITDRSLRSLERSA
- the ilvC gene encoding ketol-acid reductoisomerase, which codes for MAELFYENDADLSIIQGRKVAVIGYGSQGHAHALSLRDSGVDVVVGLKEGSKSKAKAEEQGLKVLPVAEAAEWANVIMILTPDPLQAEIYEESIKQHLQEGDALFFGHGFNVRYGFIKPPANVDVALVAPKGPGHLVRRQYEEGRGVPCIAAVEQDFSGNAFALALSYAAGIGGTRAGVIKTTFTEETETDLFGEQAVLCGGASALVKAGFETLTEAGYQPEIAYFECLHELKLIVDLMYEGGLEKMRWSVSETAEWGDYITGPRVITEATKAEMKKVLAEIQSGKFAEEWMAEYKAGLPKYNEYKKADSEHLLETTGKKLRKLMSWVDSDES
- the serA gene encoding phosphoglycerate dehydrogenase, with product MSSKPVVLIAEELSPATVDALGPDFEIRHVNGADRAELLPAIVDVDAILVRSATKVDAEAIAAAKKLKVVARAGVGLDNVDVSAATKAGVMVVNAPTSNIVTAAELACGLLVATARNIAQANTALKNGEWKRNKYTGVELSEKTLGVVGLGRIGVLVAQRMSAFGMKVVAYDPYVQPARAAQMGVKMLTLDELLEVADFITVHLPKTPETIGLIGDEALHKVKPSVRIVNAARGGIVDEAALYAALKEGRVAGAGLDVYAKEPCTDSPLFELDQVVCTPHLGASTDEAQEKAGISVAKSVRLALAGELVPDAVNVQGGVIAEDVRPGLPLAEKLGRIFTALAGEVAVRLDVEVCGEITQHDVKVLELSALKGVFEDVVDETVSYVNAPLFAQERGVEVRLTTSSESPDHRNVVTVRGTLADGQEVSVSGTLAGPKHLQKIVGVGEYDVDLALADHMIVLRYTDRPGVVGKVGLLLGEAGLNIAGMQVARAEEGGEALVVLTVDAEVPVDVLAAISAEIGAASARTVNLG
- a CDS encoding TetR/AcrR family transcriptional regulator: MGHREDLLEGAKKCLAEKGFVRTTARDIVSASGTNLASIGYHYGSKDALLTKAFIALIEEWGEGRQAGLEGAEGSLERLRALWDGVVAEHGAAGPVWAASLEVALSRDQKPELKSMLAASQLQGRRGLVSMMTGIPEERLTDRDERTLGAVYQALLNGLMIQWLFDPASAPSGEEFTEGLRRLGEGIADAQRAAG
- a CDS encoding PucR family transcriptional regulator codes for the protein MKGDYQDLVDEISALLGAPATLENRDFRLIAFGAHDSEDDLAMDPVRTRSILTRQSTAAVRSWFEGFGIARATGPVRIPAAPDAGVFRGRICLPVRYRGIVQGYVWLLDRDPGPSPEALEAAMEVAQRIGVLLAEEAKAGADLSREFLAVLTAGRGWQQDMAVAALRLALGAGAEGLHAAVCAAPWSGEAPSSVPGAAAVCVVPAEAAGAAGPAGRDRLAVLLRLRSPDAMGPALTALGRLLPRAAAVQAGAAGTARTAAAGARAAAAEPAGAGGAGRVDGVSAGVSEPVQGLGELPAAWGQAVAAARAAAAEPRLGPVAQWAGIGPYRMLGALAAGPVDDPATRALLSPAHRELARTAEVFLDCAGQAGRAAAALGVHRQTLYYRLGRVEQLTGLDLDAGEDRLLLHMALKTARLNG
- a CDS encoding proline dehydrogenase family protein; amino-acid sequence: MLGPAILAASRSDKMRRIVSAAPVTKPVVNRFIPGETVDQVIPIVEELTRKGLEVTLDVVGEDITAVEQSYAARDAYLELIERLKELGLGEAVEMSVKLSMFGQALEGGHELALANVRPVVEAAAAIGTTVTLDAEDHTTLDSMFAIHEELRRDFPQTGCVIQAYLFRTEADARRLAAAGSRVRIVKGAYKEPAEVAYQDKAEIDKAYVRIMRILMEGEGYPMIGSHDPRLISIAQELARQAGRKLDEYEFQMLYGIRSEEHLRLASEGHRMRVYTAYGTDWYGYFMRRLAEKPANLLFFLRSMITKN
- the pruA gene encoding L-glutamate gamma-semialdehyde dehydrogenase; its protein translation is MDAVTQVPAPVNEPVHSYAPGSPERARLEIQLKQLSENPIDLPMTINGVKRMGGGERFDVVQPHDHKSVIGTYANATEADAQEAVDAALAAAPAWRAMSFDDRAAIILRAAELLAGPWREKLAASTMLGQSKTVQQAEIDTPCELVDFWRFNVHFARQILAEQPTANSAGVWNRSDHRPLEGFVYAITPFNFTAIAGNLPTAPALMGNVVVWKPSPTQTHSAVLLMELLEAAGLPKGVINLVTGDGIAVSEVALNHPELAGIHFTGSTKTFQYLWKTVGNNIEKYRSYPRLVGETGGKDFVVAHPSADRAILKTALTRGSFEFQGQKCSASSRAYVPASIWNDGFKEQFAAEVDGITMGDVRDLSNFIGAVIDERSFAKNKAAIDRAKADPTCTIVAGGTYDDSEGYFVRPTVIECTDPENEVFTTEYFGPILAVHVYDDADYDAMLAQMENVSAYALTGSVIAQDRYAAADTMEKLRFAAGNFYINDKSTGAVVGQQPFGGGRASGTNDKAGAASNLLRWTSTRSIKETLVPPTEYGYPHMG
- a CDS encoding nitroreductase family protein, with protein sequence MSPETHQWTPTHGLPYRPVAYRPARMPSQESLARAAELRARMDERRTVRHFSPDPVPEQAVRDAIACAATAPSGAHQQPWTFVLVKDPAIRRQIRAAAEQEEQISYDGRLGDEWLAALRPIGTDAVKTHLTDAPALIVVFQQRYWLGPDGDKRKHYYVDESVGIAVGMLLTALHLSGLSALIHTPSPMRFLSHVLGRPENEKAFAVIPVGYPADDCEVPDLIRKSLDQVLFEV